From Anopheles coluzzii chromosome 3, AcolN3, whole genome shotgun sequence, the proteins below share one genomic window:
- the LOC120957453 gene encoding uncharacterized protein LOC120957453, translating to MHPEELKSKAFVLEPQQDSSGFVGTGQVPPQYLNHQQQQLFQQQQQQQAVFQEQQHLLPQYHQQQQQQQQQHYHHQQQQQQQQYQQQQQQQQQQQHFTRQTATSCMQDKYSAGSTLRGQLPMEWGDSLATERVIAGGGGTVVTTVGSPMTPGLGGHHHHQGAADVGVTFVTHGGYGNEAGQRRMIATAGVAQYAAGRVVDGSAGGSGAGYFHDQLAAHGQSVVGTAMGHFVAVEATGGGAYATGGIGGGGGRTVGPMVASPNAASPPGVPGMGGGNAYGHAAGTPTHVASYLQQQGSPSGMQRLSDMGAMQTTVVVTASSLVAQQQQQQQQMVPEHRRAQQQQQQQQLPQMHSDFSSGASRSPFSAAVSLPSSSPCLVDATAVGGQIVASCSKPSEMVLNNEALKVANQMPVITQQQQQQPRATQMYGLQGSGPMEVSLESEFSFPGVDQSDNVQQQQQQQQQQQQSLSLTLSGNGGQAPVARSEPPNERITRSSTANNRAAARLAANEGSGDGEAALEEGLPSDSLTSNDLHSVLDGKLLADTKPNINSMLSQGGDGQQQQQQQLTPAMVLPQSDQPRKRSVKHVRFVEPNEENSYDGMRQTRGNVVSPHPLGLGQRTDDNEQDEEEDDEEEDEEEDEEGGEEEEEEEDDMDGLSLMQNLPPVESLLVEMDEPLEEENDDEEVEMEDDDDNGSRRRLSGRRGRRGGHHLSGLHRPGRPPKHSESIELELEPLLPEIEMSEGGSGGLGGASGTGDEKGDEQQRIPPVAHVCRVCLCDEKPAGEDGEVRPMESLYCTVVPEYQSRSLYSILVAVCHPLHLGSNAGMPDRICAPCKTKLLAAYELYDMCLRNDEMLRRKYQEKLLLASSAAGGGGEMRRIKKEKLDNNGVDALGGDHDDEDDYYRGGMPKRGSMRVNDHDDTYLYDRQYPLHSASAVAGRNSTIAALQSRFQHQQQPSHGRWGKYQRHQSQLHQVANGPEALRQLHDGRMKQAGAGGGAARSAANYDYNAFHRVLPNGSHQCTKCMREFKYHSYYKNHYISQHDPSKPFKCRKCHYTFLTERWLIVHMRTHIAAGDLMPLAGGPAAAAATQGAADAGAVDSFDSSLDGSVERRKGARGFDCYYCDMTFPAIALQKRHMLSVHADKHRGLECPICQCRFANQSSFLIHLKEHKEQKRLRNSSGGKQEEAGGKGEDAAAGSAAVKREYGCSVCAVTFAREVLLNEHLHEQHPDAFLAQNSDLAYMCGVCLAEFSDRAALEGHTSSTHTEAELAEAAAAAAKEKVQPPAAESESTGTQQDDVKKEGEQEGEEEEEEEADDEQNEQNDADDGVKQQQQQQQQEEVAGEEETKGAEKPPEGCSLVYKCKLCQSRFVTKQSLATHLETHVAAMKRAAGKRPYSETGDGEGGDGAEGAGGADEDDYSGEDDDEEEEYGGSQNAGGEKRPKRAKPQAAEEDDDTTTEEMPIDPDEISFNPDTGEQMFTCQVCGKVINTVSQFRRHKRVHSPKGRPFECHICFYRFAMKYSYTAHMLRHELGCNPTQPTTYRCTKCSETFTRRKLLSQHMAAMHGRWSDGGSPMYGSPGQPGSTSGRGTHTCPICSESFTRESVLNGHMKTHNLEAAQLQHSEVCYLCRVCSNEYESREQYEAHAAEAHPGMKMEMVEAGVSADVLQKLGNVLDAAAAAATASQDGDGNAAVKTEEKRDNGAEGEEEERVGAGGDGGEEENGEQKSAASAAGGGFTLIFKCKLCSGRFLKKKTLDWHLQTHRSIAKQGDGVAILPDLGPDAIGDQPKMSKCTVCGQIFDNELLFHEHMRTHQRGPRPGVHLGYGGMAQQPPTRRRRTGGRSLIQCDLCKKTFMYRSQLHQHTMLHHQPGKPYECKICHYSFVHKLNLKRHELTHLREPPRQLLDQQQQQQQQQQDADQDDQLDNSHLLQPLVLMAGGTEEEATNGRGRGGGAAGTAQDDGGDGDQSGSAMDGSSAADDGTTGGSGRSWTAKKFKCVVCALVFNRQNELVVHLQTHIERINEVKNRTSAAVASAADAGIAPTDRQCKLCHKVFKFSCQLKQHHLLHHAREKPFECRTCHYRFEFKGHLVRHRANHHPNEAKEDQDFPSPYLTSTPLRGARGGGYGGEASSSSQGSGSVPKYGGMVTDDVIIAPTTSSPRSESGSAHQCPMCSLKFIKARSLAMHMRIHLGGRKLRRVIPASTAAPSPPGEAQPGTPTTGADKLVCRFCAGTFPTAHELKTHMMTHIGSEAMDLEVPFGISAFNLLHENMFNDSMGGEGGSSAGALGGEDHSSMGGEGGSNSRAEGGSTDGDYQQDDGEDGSGGDPLFDGSNLELVLEDNILDKDFGMRYQQQQQQQQQQQQKRRSGKSGQNNGDGGDDAGEEEEDDDEENEDDVTDTNDGDGGAGEDDEEEDEGEQSSASTMASFQRHMNLMATHRSRLAATAALSARLQATPSASSSSQSSSSSKGKIVCELCKKEFLYPCNLNQHKQLHHSKEKPHECRICHYRFEYVGHLQRHIRQQHEKMAEELLAPAEPQTFDCNFCGESFDSKPLLTAHVHTLHRGEKPFQCDKCPATFSYKKSYETHREEHYLKASNGAFKCSFCKKTFNSAQKVDNHVCIQ from the exons ATGCATCCCGAGGAGCTGAAATCGAAAGCATTCGTACTGGAACCTCAGCAGGACAGCAGTGGCTTTGTCGGTACGGGACAAGTGCCACCGCAGTATCtcaaccaccagcagcagcaactgttccagcagcagcagcagcagcaggcggtttttcaggagcagcagcaccttctGCCACAgtaccaccaacagcagcagcaacagcaacagcagcactaccatcatcaacagcagcagcagcagcagcagtatcaacagcagcagcagcagcaacagcagcagcaacatttcACCCGCCAGACTGCCACCTCCTGCATGCAGGACAAGTACAGCGCTGGCAGCACACTACGCGGACAGCTGCCGATGGAATGGGGCGACAGCCTGGCAACGGAGCGCGTCATTGCCGGAGGGGGTGGGACCGTCGTCACCACCGTCGGCTCGCCGATGACGCCCGGGCTCGGCgggcaccatcaccatcagggGGCGGCGGATGTCGGCGTCACCTTCGTCACGCACGGCGGGTACGGCAATGAGGCGGGCCAGCGACGCATGATAGCGACGGCCGGCGTTGCGCAGTATGCGGCCGGCCGCGTGGTGGACGGGTCGGCGGGCGGCTCCGGCGCCGGGTACTTCCACGATCAGCTGGCCGCCCACGGCCAGTCCGTGGTGGGCACCGCGATGGGCCACTTTGTCGCGGTGGAGGCGACGGGCGGGGGCGCTTACGCAACGGGCGGCATTGGGGGCGGTGGCGGTCGGACGGTCGGCCCGATGGTGGCCAGCCCGAACGCGGCCTCACCCCCGGGTGTACCCGGCATGGGCGGGGGCAATGCGTACGGCCATGCGGCCGGTACACCGACCCACGTGGCGTCCTACCTGCAGCAGCAAGGGTCGCCCAGCGGCATGCAGCGGCTGAGCGATATGGGCGCCATGCAAACGACCGTCGTGGTGACAGCCAGCTCGCTCGttgcccagcagcagcagcagcagcaacagatggTACCGGAGCATCGGCgggcccagcagcagcagcagcagcagcagctgccccAGATGCATTCCGACTTTTCGTCCGGCGCTTCCAGATCGCCGTTCTCGGCGGCCGTCTCGCTACCGTCGTCCAGCCCGTGCCTGGTCGATGCGACCGCCGTCGGTGGACAGATAGTGGCCTCCTGCTCGAAGCCCTCCGAGATGGTGCTGAACAATGAGGCGCTCAAGGTGGCCAACCAGATGCCGGTCAttacccagcagcagcagcagcagccgaggGCAACGCAAATGTACGGCCTGCAAGGGTCGGGACCGATGGAGGTGTCGCTCGAGTCCGAGTTTAGCTTCCCGGGTGTCGACCAAAGCGACAATgtccagcaacagcaacagcagcaacaacagcaacaacaatctCTCTCCCTTACCCTCAGCGGCAACGGTGGCCAAGCACCCGTCGCCCGATCGGAACCGCCAAACGAACGCATCACACGCTCGTCCACCGCGAACAATCGGGCCGCGGCCCGGCTAGCCGCCAACGAAGGTTCCGGCGATGGGGAAGCCGCCCTCGAGGAGGGCCTTCCGTCCGATTCGCTCACCAGCAACGACCTGCACTCGGTGTTGGACGGGAAGTTGCTGGCGGACACGAAGCCAAACATCAACAGCATGCTGTCCCAGGGTGGCgatggccagcagcagcagcagcagcagttgacCCCGGCGATGGTGCTGCCCCAGTCCGACCAGCCCCGCAAGCGCTCCGTCAAGCACGTGCGCTTTGTCGAGCCGAACGAGGAGAACTCGTACGACGGGATGCGGCAGACGCGCGGCAACGTCGTGTCGCCCCATCCGCTCGGGCTGGGCCAGCGCACCGACGACAACGAGCAGGACGAGGAagaggacgacgaggaggaggacgaggaggaggacgaggagggcggggaggaagaggaggaggaggaggacgataTGGATGGGCTGTCGCTGATGCAGAACCTGCCGCCGGTGGAGAGTTTGCTGGTCGAGATGGACGAACCGCTCGAGGAGGAgaacgacgacgaggaggtgGAGatggaggacgacgacgacaatgGGAGCCGGCGCCGCCTGTCCGGAAGGCGGGGGCGACGCGGTGGCCACCACCTGTCCGGGCTGCACCGCCCGGGCCGGCCGCCCAAGCACAGCGAGTCGATCGAGCTCGAGCTGGAACCGCTGCTGCCAGAAATCGAGATGAGCGAGGGTGGCAGCGGCGGCCTGGGCGGGGCCAGCGGTACGGGCGACGAGAAGGGCGACGAGCAGCAGCGGATCCCGCCGGTGGCGCACGTGTGCCGCGTCTGCCTGTGCGACGAGAAGCCGGCCGGCGAGGACGGCGAGGTGCGCCCGATGGAGTCGCTCTACTGCACGGTCGTGCCGGAGTACCAGTCCCGCAGCCTGTACTCGATCCTGGTCGCCGTCTGCCACCCGCTACATCTCGGCAGCAACGCCGGCATGCCGGACCGGATATGCGCCCCGTGCAAGACGAAGCTGCTGGCCGCGTACGAGCTGTACGACATGTGCCTGCGCAACGACGAGATGCTGCGCCGCAAGTACCAGGAGAAGCTGCTGCTCGCGTCCAGTGCGGCCGGCGGCGGGGGCGAGATGCGCCGCATCAAGAAGGAAAAGCTGGACAACAACGGTGTCGATGCGCTCGGGGGGgaccacgacgacgaggaTGACTACTACCGTGGCG GCATGCCGAAGCGTGGCTCGATGCGCGTGAACGATCACGACGACACATATCTGTACGATCGGCAGTACCCGCTGCATTCGGCCAGCGCCGTCGCGGGCAGAAACTCCACCATCGCGGCCTTGCAGTCCCGcttccagcaccagcagcagccatcgcACGGAAGATGGGGAAAATATCAGCGCCACCAGTCGCAGCTGCACCAGGTGGCGAACGGGCCGGAAGCGCTGCGCCAGCTGCACGACGGCCGGATGAAGCAGGCGGGCGCAGGCGGCGGCGCCGCCCGTTCGGCCGCCAACTACGACTACAACGCATTCCACCGCGTGCTGCCGAACGGTAGCCACCAGTGCACCAAGTGTATGCGCGAGTTCAAGTACCACAGCTACTACAAGAACCACTACATCAGCCAGCACGATCCGAGCAAGCCGTTCAAGTGCCGCAAGTGCCACTACACCTTCCTGACTGAGCGGTGGCTGATCGTGCACATGCGCACGCACATTGCGGCGGGCGATCTGATGCCGCTGGCTGGTGgcccggcggcggcggcggcgacccAGGGCGCGGCCGATGCCGGTGCGGTCGATTCGTTCGACTCGTCGCTGGACGGCAGCGTGGAGCGGAGGAAGGGGGCGCGCGGCTTCGACTGCTACTACTGCGACATGACGTTTCCGGCGATCGCGCTGCAGAAGCGCCACATGCTGTCGGTTCACGCGGACAAGCATCGCGGGCTGGAGTGCCCGATCTGTCAGTGCCGGTTCGCGAACCAGTCCAGCTTCCTGATCCACCTGAAGGAGCACAAGGAGCAGAAGCGATTGCGcaacagcagcggcggcaAGCAGGAGGAGGCAGGCGGCAAGGGAGAGGACGCTGCGGCCGGCAGTGCGGCGGTGAAGCGCGAGTACGGCTGCTCCGTCTGTGCGGTGACGTTTGCGCGCGAGGTGCTGCTGAACGAGCATCTGCACGAGCAGCATCCGGACGCGTTTTTGGCGCAAAACAGCGACCTGGCGTACATGTGTGGCGTTTGTTTGGCCGAGTTTAGCGACCGGGCCGCCCTGGAGGGACACACGAGCAGCACGCACACGGAGGCGGAGCTGGCGgaggcggcggcagcagcggcaaagGAAAAGGTGCAGCCGCCGGCGGCCGAAAGCGAGAGCACCGGCACGCAGCAGGACGATGTTAAAAAGGAGGGAGAACaggaaggggaggaagaggaggaggaggaagcggACGATGAGCAAAACGAGCAAAACGATGCCGATGATGGTgtgaagcaacaacagcagcagcagcagcaggaggaagTGGCGGGCGAGGAGGAAACCAAAGGAGCGGAAAAACCGCCGGAGGGCTGCTCGCTGGTGTACAAGTGCAAGCTGTGCCAGTCGCGCTTCGTGACGAAACAGTCGCTGGCCACGCATCTGGAGACGCACGTGGCGGCGATGAAGCGCGCCGCCGGCAAGCGGCCGTACAGTGAAACGGGCGACGGCGAGGGCGGCGACGGTGCGGAgggtgctggtggtgccgACGAGGACGACTACAGTggcgaggacgacgacgaggaggaggagtacgGTGGGTCGCAGAACGCGGGCGGAGAGAAGCGCCCCAAACGCGCCAAGCCGCAGGCGGccgaggaggacgacgacacGACGACGGAGGAGATGCCGATCGATCCGGACGAGATCTCGTTCAACCCGGACACGGGCGAGCAGATGTTCACGTGCCAGGTGTGCGGCAAGGTGATCAACACGGTGTCGCAGTTCCGCCGGCACAAGCGCGTCCATTCGCCCAAGGGCCGGCCGTTCGAGTGCCACATCTGCTTCTACCGGTTCGCGATGAAGTACAGCTACACGGCGCACATGCTGCGGCACGAGCTGGGCTGCAATCCGACCCAGCCGACCACGTACCGCTGCACCAAGTGCTCGGAAACGTTCACGCGCCGCAAGCTGCTCAGCCAGCACATGGCGGCCATGCACGGGCGCTGGTCGGACGGGGGCAGCCCGATGTACGGGTCGCCGGGCCAGCCCGGGTCGACCAGCGGCCGCGGCACGCACACCTGCCCGATCTGCTCGGAGTCGTTCACGCGCGAGAGCGTGCTGAACGGGCACATGAAGACGCACAACCTGGAGGCGGCGCAGCTGCAACACTCCGAGGTGTGCTACCTGTGCCGCGTCTGCAGCAACGAGTACGAGTCGCGCGAGCAGTACGAGGCGCACGCGGCCGAAGCCCACCCGGGCATGAAGATGGAGATGGTGGAGGCGGGCGTGTCGGCGGACGTGCTGCAGAAGCTGGGCAATGTGCTGGATGCGGCTGCGGCTGCAGCTACTGCGTCACAGGACGGCGACGGCAACGCTGCGGTCAAGACCGAAGAGAAGCGTGACAATGGCGCCGagggcgaggaggaggagcgtgTCGGGGCTGGCGGGGACGGCGGGGAGGAGGAGAACGGGGAGCAGAAGAGTGCGGCCAGCGCGGCCGGCGGGGGCTTTACGCTCATATTCAAGTGCAAGCTGTGCTCGGGCCGCTTCCTCAAGAAGAAAACGCTCGACTGGCATCTGCAGACGCACCGGTCGATCGCGAAACAGGGCGACGGTGTGGCGATACTGCCCGATCTGGGACCGGACGCGATCGGCGACCAGCCCAAGATGAGCAAGTGTACGGTGTGTGGACAG ATCTTCGACAATGAGCTGCTCTTCCACGAGCATATGCGCACCCATCAGCGCGGTCCGCGCCCGGGTGTCCACCTGGGATACGGAGGGATGGCGCAGCAGCCGCCAACGAGGCGCCGGCGAACCGGCGGCCGCAGCCTGATCCAGTGCGATCTGTGCAAAAAGACGTTCATGTACCGCAGCCAGCTGCACCAGCACACGATGCTGCACCATCAGCCGGGCAAGCCGTACGAGTGCAAGATCTGCCACTACAGCTTCGTGCACAAGCTGAACCTGAAGCGCCACGAGCTGACGCATCTGCGCGAACCGCCCCGTCAGCTgctcgaccagcagcagcagcagcagcagcagcagcaggacgcGGATCAGGACGATCAGCTGGACAACTCGCACCTGCTGCAGCCGCTCGTGCTGATGGCCGGCGGTACGGAAGAGGAAGCGACGAACGGTCGGggacgtggtggtggtgcggccgGAACCGCCCAAGACGATGGTGGCGACGGCGATCAGTCCGGCTCGGCAATGGATGGCTCGAGCGCGGCCGACGACGGTACGACGGGCGGCAGCGGGCGGTCCTGGACGGCGAAGAAGTTCAAGTGCGTCGTGTGCGCGCTGGTGTTTAACCGGCAGAACGAGCTGGTGGTGCATCTGCAGACCCACATCGAGCGCATCAACGAGGTGAAAAACCGTACCTCGGCGGCGGTCGCTTCGGCGGCGGACGCCGGCATCGCGCCGACCGATCGGCAGTGCAAGCTGTGCCACAAGGTGTTCAAGTTCAGCTGCCAACTGAAGCAGCACCATCTGCTGCACCACGCGCGGGAGAAACCGTTCGAGTGCCGCACCTGCCACTATCGGTTCGAGTTCAAGGGCCACCTGGTGCGGCACCGGGCCAACCACCATCCGAACGAGGCGAAGGAAGACCAGGACTTCCCGAGCCCGTACCTTACGTCCACCCCGCTGCGGGGTGCGCGCGGCGGCGGCTATGGAGGGgaggccagcagcagcagccagggCAGCGGCAGCGTGCCAAAGTACGGCGGCATGGTGACGGACGACGTGATTATCGCGCCGACCACGTCCTCGCCCCGGTCGGAGAGTGGGTCGGCCCACCAGTGCCCGATGTGCTCGCTCAAGTTCATCAAGGCGCGCTCGCTGGCCATGCACATGCGGATACATCTCGGCGGGCGGAAGCTGCGCCGCGTCATACCGGCCTCGACGGCGGCCCCGTCGCCGCCGGGTGAGGCCCAGCCCGGCACACCGACGACGGGGGCGGACAAGCTGGTGTGTCGGTTCTGCGCCGGCACGTTCCCGACGGCGCACGAGCTGAAGACGCACATGATGACGCACATCGGCAGCGAGGCGATGGATCTGGAGGTGCCGTTCGGTATCAGCGCGTTCAATCTGCTGCACGAGAACATGTTCAACGATTCGATGGGAGGCGAGGGTGGCTCGTCGGCCGGGGCGCTCGGCGGCGAAGATCACAGCAGTATGGGCGGCGAGGGTGGCAGCAACAGCCGGGCGGAGGGTGGCAGCACGGACGGCGACTATCAGCAGGACGATGGCGAGGACGGTAGCGGCGGTGATCCACTGTTCGACGGCTCCAATCTGGAGCTCGTCCTGGAGGATAACATTCTCGATAAAGATTTTGGAATGCGatatcagcagcaacaacagcagcagcagcagcaacagcaaaagcgcCGGTCTGGCAAGTCGGGACAGAATAATGGTGACGGTGGCGACGATGCCggcgaagaggaggaagacgaTGACGAGGAAAACGAGGACGACGTGACGGACACGAACGATGGGGACGGTGGCGCCGGtgaggacgacgaggaggaggacgagggcGAACAGTCGTCCGCGTCGACGATGGCCAGCTTCCAGCGGCACATGAACCTGATGGCGACGCACCGGTCGCGGCTCGCGGCCACGGCCGCCCTGTCCGCCCGGCTGCAGGCGACCCCCTCCGCTTCCTCTTCGTCGCAGTCGTCCTCGTCTTCGAAGGGCAAGATTGTGTGCGAGCTGTGCAAGAAGGAGTTCCTCTACCCGTGCAATCTCAACCAGCACAAGCAGCTGCACCATTCGAAGGAGAAGCCGCACGAGTGCCGCATCTGCCACTATCGCTTCGAGTACGTCGGCCACCTGCAGCGGCACATCCGGCAGCAGCACGAAAAGATGGCGGAGGAGCTGCTGGCGCCGGCGGAACCGCAAACGTTCGATTGCAACTTTTGCGGCGAATCGTTCGACTCGAAAC CTCTGCTAACGGCACACGTGCACACGTTGCACCGAGGCGAGAAGCCGTTCCAGTGTGACAAGTGTCCGGCTACGTTTAGCTATAAGAAATCTTACGAAACTCACCGAGAGGAACATTACTTGA AAGCCAGTAATGGAGCCTTCAAGTGCAGCTTCTGCAAGAAAAC TTTCAACAGCGCACAAAAAGTAGACAACCATGTTTGCATTCAATAG